Proteins encoded by one window of Culicoides brevitarsis isolate CSIRO-B50_1 chromosome 2, AGI_CSIRO_Cbre_v1, whole genome shotgun sequence:
- the LOC134831601 gene encoding uncharacterized protein LOC134831601 has product MDSTLKVTEKVDENMESAEIAAPPPSPTTTTSHQQSESESPVHVVKVHDEPATATVDTLMSEISKNTETFNEIESELVQLNLSGATTATVSNESLNRAAASPDTLEEAIRRQQQDIVSIKDSLMEIEASEDMEMDEVPLNGDEEEPDTLSPLLSDNHTHIVHSEMLVNGHYYTPITAENDEIQAPRTTTCLNPLARSFMRPSPENLQHDSSDSDLSLSFDRKNTNSNTQDGNNSSDEFNNKEDSGCEVKNGQNLEHVTQEELEGPVEMPDDETCLKIVEQVEFYFSDESLLKDAFLLKHVRRNKEGFVSLKLVSSFKRVRQICKDWRAVGLAIKKCSQKIELNDLNTKIRRLEPLPDYDETLPSRTIVATGLPFDKLTIEKVSELFSKCGEIALVRILRPGGQIPADVRQFMNKHPELLENECALVEFNESAAARVAQQMEGLYVLELVLPKKKTGKKSNVTKLVENLKYSSESDSERNRGGEIAPNARFHLKRNNSAFYVKPEQNTYIPPPRRMSFGNDNTSSNAFEHFQNKRFQNMMQQQQQPLMMPQERRYSTCSDAYNNFDNGSRRSSLCSSELSRRYSTCSQDQQQMAPQGLRRYSNCSDFCSCSRRASQASDMGFRRISQTSMGSDGRKFSAGSSYSTGSGSFQDRRFSNASDMRRISVDSMNGYERKISGGSMGSGFEPHSPRKYSNGFDPFRKLSNTDQYYIDRNGRRISTDSGYDRRMSFGSDVSGVQQQIVPQSPVMPRQRSNSIFNSEAVVRTPIGPDGSKGFVRARRFGQVIPPV; this is encoded by the coding sequence atggaTTCCACATTGAAAGTAACTGAAAAAGTCGATGAAAATATGGAATCTGCTGAAATTGCAGCTCCGCCGCCAtcgccaacaacaacaacgagtcATCAACAGAGCGAAAGTGAAAGTCCCGTACACGTTGTAAAAGTGCACGACGAACCCGCAACAGCAACTGTCGACACTCTAATGAgtgaaatatcaaaaaatactgAGACATTTAACGAAATCGAAAGTGAATTGGTGCAGTTGAATCTGAGTGGCGCAACAACGGCAACTGTCTCAAACGAGTCGTTAAATCGGGCAGCTGCCTCGCCCGATACGCTCGAAGAAGCAATCCGTCGCCAGCAACAAGATATCGTCTCGATCAAAGATTCCTTGATGGAAATCGAAGCTTCGGAAGACATGGAAATGGATGAAGTTCCTTTAAATGGCGACGAGGAAGAACCTGATACTCTGTCGCCACTCCTGAGCGATAATCACACTCACATTGTGCACTCGGAGATGCTCGTCAATGGACACTACTATACCCCAATAACGGCAGAAAATGACGAAATACAAGCGCCTCGAACTACAACTTGCTTAAACCCCTTGGCTCGTAGTTTTATGAGACCTTCACCTGAAAATCTTCAACACGACAGCAGCGACAGTGACTTGTCCTTGTCCTTTGATCGAAAAAACACGAATAGCAATACCCAGGATGGTAACAATTCCTCCGatgaattcaataataaagaaGATTCGGGATGCGAAGtgaaaaatggacaaaatttGGAACACGTGACACAAGAAGAGCTTGAAGGACCTGTCGAAATGCCTGATGACGAAACATGCCTCAAAATCGTGGAACAAgttgaattttacttttccGACGAAAGTTTGTTAAAGGATGCTTTCTTACTGAAACATGTCCGTCGCAACAAAGAAGGATTCGTAAGTCTTAAACTCGTCTCGAGCTTTAAGCGAGTAAGGCAAATTTGTAAAGATTGGCGCGCCGTGGGTTTAGCCATCAAAAAGTGCAGTCAAAAAATCGAGCTGAAcgatttaaatacaaaaatccgTCGTTTAGAGCCTTTGCCAGACTACGATGAAACACTGCCCTCCCGAACTATCGTCGCCACAGGCTTACCTTTCGACAAACTCACCATTGAAAAAGTCTCGGAACTCTTTTCGAAATGCGGCGAAATCGCATTGGTTCGTATTCTGCGGCCCGGAGGTCAAATTCCCGCCGATGTGCGTCAATTTATGAACAAGCACCCGGAATTGCTGGAAAATGAGTGCGCATTGGTAGAATTTAACGAATCGGCAGCGGCGCGCGTCGCGCAACAAATGGAAGGCTTGTACGTGCTCGAGTTGGTGCTCCCGAAGAAAAAGACTGGCAAAAAATCGAATGTCACAAAATTGGTTGAGAACTTGAAGTACAGCAGTGAAAGTGACAGCGAACGTAATCGCGGCGGTGAAATTGCGCCAAATGCGCGTTTCCATCTGAAACGAAATAATTCAGCTTTTTATGTCAAGCCCGAACAAAATACTTATATACCACCGCCGCGTCGCATGTCTTTTGGCAACGACAATACAAGTAGCAACGCATTCGAGCATTTCCAGAATAAACGTTTCCAAAATAtgatgcaacaacaacaacaacctctCATGATGCCACAGGAACGACGATATTCCACGTGCAGCGATGCTTATAACAATTTTGACAATGGATCACGTCGCAGTTCACTTTGCAGTAGCGAATTGTCACGACGTTACTCGACTTGTTCGCAGGACCAACAACAGATGGCGCCACAAGGTTTGCGTCGTTACAGTAATTGCTCGGATTTTTGTTCCTGTAGTCGACGTGCGAGTCAGGCCTCAGACATGGGCTTCCGTCGTATCTCCCAAACCTCAATGGGTTCAGATGGGAGAAAGTTTTCCGCGGGATCTTCTTATAGTACCGGAAGTGGTAGTTTCCAAGATCGCCGCTTCTCGAATGCGAGCGATATGCGACGAATTTCCGTTGATTCGATGAACGGTTATGAGAGAAAGATCTCAGGCGGATCGATGGGCTCTGGGTTTGAGCCGCATAGTCCGCGAAAATACTCGAATGGCTTTGATCCGTTCAGAAAACTCTCGAATACAGATCAATATTACATCGATCGAAATGGAAGACGCATTTCGACTGATAGCGGATATGATCGTCGAATGTCCTTCGGATCGGATGTCAGTGGGGTTCAACAGCAGATAGTACCGCAATCGCCTGTTATGCCTCGTCAGAGAAGCAATAGTATCTTTAATAGTGAAGCTGTGGTAAGAACGCCCATTGGACCTGATGGCAGTAAGGGATTTGTCAGGGCACGACGCTTCGGGCAGGTTATTCCGCCTGTTTAA